The segment TCACAAATAAGCCGTCCCAAACAGGGCCTTGTCACCTTGCTTGACCTGTTCGTAGGGACGGGGTTTGGTTGACTCGTTCATTTGTTCAGTTGATTCCCAAACAAGACTTAAGATGAAATTGTGAGTGGTAACCACAGTATGACTCGTTTTTGTTGGGATCCTTAGGGATTACAAAGATAAATCACGATTATCAGCTTGGGATTGTGAGTGAATGAATTATTTTTCATGTGTGTATATATTTGGTTTTCGTCCTGCATTTTACCAGGTTGTTAATGCCATCTTTCTACAGGAAAATTACAGAGGAAGGACATGCGGGATCCATTTGATGCACCGGTTGATCTCATTAATGCAGACCATAATGGTGGGAGTCAACTTTCCAGGACTGGTGAGGTGTCTGCTGGGAACTATGGTTTACAAAATGGTGGACCCAAATCCTTTGCTCCAAACTCCGACACTCTAGTCAGGTCCTTCATTCTTGACAAAAGCAGCTGTTGCAGATGCTTTCTTTTCATTTTGTCGACTTGTTTGTGAAATGAGGCTATATCTTGCATTGGCAGACATCAACTCCAGGGTGCATCCTTGCACAAAGATTTAGCTGTGGAAGATCCCAATACTCGTATCATGGATCCTGAGACCAAGGTAAACTGTTCAGACTTTGCAAAAGTTGCAATTTGATGTTTCTTTCAATCTGTGCCAAGTCCTTTGACTCTCTAGTGTCTTTGTTTTGCAGGAACTTTACTTTagatcacaatcacaagaggaCGAGATCTTGTTGCTTCGCAAGAAAATTGCTGAGGCATCTCTCAAGGTAGGAGGGTAAAAATGGGTAAATCCCTAACATTTGTTTCTTTTCTTCTATGACTATGCCTAATTTATAACTATAGTTATTTTATTGTGGTAGGAGCTGAGATTGCTGAGTGAAAAACATATTCTGGAGAGGAGGCTCACAGACTTGAGGATGGTCTCTATAATCATACATTTCACTTTGCTTTCTGTTCCATTCGTAGaactatttattaattattaatttaaATATTTGCTATTTGCTAGGCTGTTGATGAGAAGCAGGAAGAAGCTATATCTGGTGCTTTGAAACAATTGAACCAGAAGAAATCCCATCTTGACGACAATATGAGACTGGCAAATGAACTAAAAGTATGGTGCTATTGTACATTTAAAGAATGTAGGCTCAAAATCTCTATATGCAATGTCCTATTTACCTATTTTATATCCTGTACACCATTTCATTATGTTTTTTTGGTTCACGATCCAACTGTTGTGATTAGAAAAATGCCTTGCACTAAATATAACATGTGGGTCTTGACTCCTTGGCCTACATATTGTCGAGGCATGAGTAAAATATTTTTTCAACCACACGCTTTAATGTGACAATTATGCAAAGCGTCACCTCTTGTTTTCTGCATTTGGCTGTTCTCAGTTTTGTTGTTGTCAACTGTTTTTTATGAAATAGATTACATGTTTTTCAGTTGTCTTTCTGGGAACTTCTGGACTTAATATGGAATTATTCTAGGTTGAGGAAGAAGAGCTATACTTTTTTACTTCTTCGCTGCTCAGCATGCTAGCAGAATACAATATTCGCCCACCTCAAATAAATGCTTCCACCATTACAACTGGTACAAAGGTAATTCTTACTGCATCATTGTGTTTTGAATCGTCCTTTCCTTACTCTGGATCATTTACTATATTGTGGCCTGAGTCATTTTTTCCTGTGGTATTATAAATAAATGCAATTTATGTTTATAAACTAGAAATACATTAGCTTTGTTTTGCTCAAGTATCACTGGATACTATGTGGAACTGGGAAAGAATAAATTTTGTTGATCAGAGTCAATAGATTTGTTTTGCTCAGTGTCTAACACAAGGGTGAAATTATTTCTTTTTTCAGCGCTTGTACCAACAGATGCATTGGAAGCTCAGATCTTTAAATGTAAGTGTTCTCAGTTTTGAATCCTTAAGATTGTGATATGTTTAACGCTTGACACGGTGACCTTGGAAAAAAATCTTGCTGTTCTAGAATCCAGATTTTAAAATGTGGGTAGTTATGAATGCTCTTTTTTTGTATTCTGTATTGAGTATTGACCCACTGAAACTGAATGTGGCTCAAGTTGATGTTGACTCAAAAAATGTAATGAACTGATATGTCTCAGTTTGGTTTAATTGTGCAGTATTGCAATAAGCTTAAAGCATTATTTACTCCTTTCCATTAAAGTGTGTTTTTTCTTGATCGTGTGTAGTTTTGGGTGGGTGGGTTACTTACAACTTACAAGAACAGATATCACCCCTATGCTTTATATGGTTCTTTGGGCTCACATATGAGTTTCTTGATATAATTCCACTGTTGATCATCAGTTTATTTTTGCACAAATTATGATTGCTAGATTGATGACATGTTCAAGAGTTTGTCGAATTGTGCCTTGAAATATTTGCATTCATAGAACACAAAATAATCCAGTCATCAAGATGACTTTCATTTGACAACTGTTTTTTTAAAGTGTTTTAACCTGTTGTATAGCTTGTGTATCATATAAACTTTATACTGATCCAGGAAAATTTAGGTGATATGACTCAACCTGGAAATATatataatcccaatcatcagcaAGTAACCCTATCAAGAAATGAGCCTTCCCCATCTTATAATAATATGGTAACTACTAACATGGCCCTGTGCTTAACTTTCCTAACATTTTAACTTCATACATAATTGGTTAAGTGGTTCTTGTTTACAGGATTCAAATAGGAATGCTCTTCAACAGTATGCTCAAGGTCCAAGTGACCGTCATATTGAGCAAATGTACCATGGATCCAATTTCCAGCAGTAATTCAAGATCTTCCATTATGGCATTTTATAATTATTGTTTGTAGCCATCCAGTCTAACCTCTGATCTGCACGAAAATATCTTAACATCTGTTTCTTGTCTGCCTCATTCTTTCAGGGATACTGGAGGTACTACTCCTTCTAATTATTTTGAAGAAGGAAGAGTAGATGGTGACTCACAGTTATACCAGCCTGATGGTAAATAAATATCTAATTTTGTGATTAGACGAGATTCTAGTTCATATCTATTGATATTATTGACAATTGTAATCTAGGTGATGCTTTACCTGGTATTGAGGGGTTTCAAATTGCTGGTGAACCTAGACCAGGATTTCAACTAACAGCATGTGGTTTCCCTACAAATGGTACTACCCTTTGCAATTTCCAGGTATATTGTTTTCTGACCTTTTGTTACGTTCTTTATAATTGCTATAGGTGTTAAATCTTGTAAATAAAACTTTTCATCCCATTGATGTTGCTGTTCCAGTGGGTTCGCCATCTTGAAAATGGTACCAGGCAATCTATCGAAGGTAAAGTGGGGAACTAATCCTAGATCCTATGGCATATTATTGTTCAGAGTTAATTTAATTTTGCTGACTAGTTTATATTTTGAAATTTAGGTGccacgatgtatgactatgtGGTCACTGCGGATGATGTTGGCACCCTTCTTGCTGTAGACTGTACGCCTATGGATGATAATGGCCGCCAGGTTATTATTCagaattataaaatatataggCCGTTTCTTTGGCTTTAGGATGCACTCCTATCTATGTGTTTTTTCCCTGTGTATGTCAATGCTCAAGTCAACGTTTTTCAACTCATTTGTTGCATAATAGTATCTGCTAGAATTTCAATTTTGAAGACTCATGCATTTATGCTACTGGCATGCATTAATGTGTAAATGAGAGGAGTATACTTGAGCTTTTAACCTTTTATACATTGGTTCAATATTGTAACCACCAATACATGAGCATCTGATACTGGGAACTTTGAATTTAAGTCCACATACAGTGCTATTATTCTACTGTAACAAGTCTCCTTTTTTGTAGGGTGATTTGGTGACAGAATTTGCTAACAATGGGAATAAGATAACCTGTGGTGAGTTTTCACTGCAGTGTTGCTGCATTTTTGGAGTGCTGATCTCATGTATTACAATATTGTAACACTTTTCTTTGTGGACTAGCTTATTGGAACCTATATATATTCTCATGCAATGATTTTAAAAAATGAAGATATACTACATTGTTAGGGTTTCCTCTAGAAAATAGTTCCTAAAAAAGTTAAGACATTTACTAGGTAAATAGTGAATAGTCAGAATAATCCTATTGGCTAAAGCTGAAAGGGCATCTTATATCTTCTTTAATCAATTATTATTAAATAGGTTAATCTTGCACAACTATGAACTAAGATTAAGGAATCAGCCTTTGTGGTTGTGGCTTTTTGCATCCCTTGCATAAATGTGTCCCCAGACCCAAGGTAGTGCCATGTGCTATTACTTCAAAAATGAAAATATCATTGTATTTAGGAATTTCCAAAATGCTATGCATTTTCATTTGATATTGAAACTTTGTTTAAATATTTATGGTACTGGAGTGGTGACAAGTTTGCTGGTTAAACTAATTTTCTGAGAAATCGAGTTACAGTTACCTGAATGGACATGTCATTCAGTTTCTCAAACATCATTCTAATTTTCGAGTCTATTTGCATGGCTTTAACGACTTGAACAAAAAGGCACAAACCTGTGTGCTGTCATATAGTATTTCTACTTGCTTCCTTACCTAACAGATGAAGTTCCATTCTACATCTGCAGATCCAGAGATGCAGAGTCATATTGATGCATATGTTTCTACTGGCAGAGCTGAATTTGAAGTCCTTGTCCTGGTATGTGTGAAAATGTTTGGGAAAAGACCATTTTAAACCCTGAACAATCCACATTATCTGTTTGACCCCCCTGAACAAAATTTCAGCTCAATTTTCTGCCCCAAACTATTTCAACTTTTCCAATCTACCCCAATGTTTTTTTTGTATTCCTCTGCATACAGGTTCAGTTTTAAGTTCAAATTTCGTGGGGTGTCAAATACTTTAGTTTTTCATCATTGTTTTTAATGCAGTTTTGTATCTCGAGGGTTAATTTTCTAGTAAATTCTCCCAACTATGAATGACCATGAAATTTCTTATTGCAATTTTTTATAATAAGTTATGATGCCCTCTATAGCCCCTCAAAATTGGTACTTATGtggagaaaaaaaatacaaatctCATTGGGGGTAGATTGGGCTGAAATAGTTTGATGGGAGTAAATTGAGTCGACATTTCATTCTGGGATTAAATGGCCAAACTAGATTGTCTGAGGTAGTAAAATAGACTTTATCCAAAATGGTCATTATCCTGTCAATATTTTTGTACTAACTAGCAACGGATGCTGCGATGTTTACTTGGGAAGCATGTTCTCCAAGAATCTTTGGTCTTGTTTgtgaatttttttggattttgttactgtagcactttcgtttgtttgtggcaaatattgtccaatcatagactaactagggtcaaaagattcgtctcgcgatttataggcaaactgtgtaattagtttttgttttcgtctatatttaatgcttcatgcatgtgccgtaagattcgatgtgagggagaatcttgaaaactttttggtttttggtgtgAACTATACAAGGCCTTTATCATTGTGACAAGCATTATATAGTTGTTAATGCAGTCGTAATCTTAGTACTCATGTTTACAGCTACTACAGTTTGTCTTTCATGAACTATTGATTTAGTTCTTGAAGGCATAGATAGTGTATTCTATAGCCTCATTTGTTGGGACTTCAAGACACTCGATTAGATCTATTTACAGATGAGAAATGTGACATCAATTTTTGTacgcttattttattgtttggttttatgtaatatagttgtctGGATGTTTCCTTTTTCCCTGTGTAGAATAGGTCATGCACTGGTGCACCCTATTGTTGAAGGAAATAATTGGGTAGAAGTATTGGATGTTATGATCTTGTTTGGGGAAGTAACAATGACAGCCTTCTCTTTTGGAGTTCAGTTAGGACTTCCAGTTCATTCCGGGCAACTCCTATTATACTCCTGTCCTAGCAACCATTTGGCACTGCTAGCTGAACAGTCATTTTATTGATTGCAGTATTGCACTATGATTGTATCATGCATATTTTCTACTGATGATGGAAAAAATTAATTAAACAATATCTAAGTGCCGTGGCTGATTTCAACCTTTTATGCAGCAGGCTTATTCTCCTGAGGAGTGGGAATTGGCTACATTGGTGCTTACACGACCTAACTATCAGATTAAGTTCACAAAGACCGGTGAAGTTATAATTGATGAGAAGTACTCACAAAGTCTACAGGTATATTTATCCATGTGACATTAGCCATCGTTGTAATTATAAATATCCAGTAACTATTTGATTAGTCTCGATTCTCTTATATTAAAATTTGTCTTTGCAGATGAAAATTCCAAATGGGCGCACAACTCAATTTGTTTTAGTTACTGCGGGTGCAACTCTTCCATTTAACACACACGGAATATCAGAGAATGAGGATTACAATGTTAGGTATCAACTGTGACACCTTCATTATCAGCCTTCTCTGTGGCACaattttgttttcattttagcaaataaaataaaaagaaaatccaTATATCTGATTATCTGACTCTTTTTAGGTTACGTGATCTAATCGTATTGGTCATGAGAACTTTCCAGAAAAAGGTATCCCTTTTATATGGCAATTTCTGATCTTAAACCTTGAGTTATCTGGAATATGTGTTTATATATGTTTTCATTTGTTTGATTTTCATGTTTGACAGGCTCTAGATGCTAAAAGGAAAGGGAAGGCTTAGAATCCATGTAGATCTTTTACAAAAGATTCTAGGTAGAACCATAGAAGATTTTCCTATTTTTGATTATTTTGTGCAGTGTTCGATTCGATAATTTTTGTTCTTGAGGTGGAATGAGCTCTTAATAGAGCAGAAATTTCAAGAGTTACCTGGTGGAGGTGTGAGGGACTGTGGGCACATAAATGGTTAGCGGAGCCTAGGATTAATTCTTATCCTACTAGGA is part of the Sorghum bicolor cultivar BTx623 chromosome 10, Sorghum_bicolor_NCBIv3, whole genome shotgun sequence genome and harbors:
- the LOC8083198 gene encoding uncharacterized protein LOC8083198 isoform X3 — its product is MRDPFDAPVDLINADHNGGSQLSRTGEVSAGNYGLQNGGPKSFAPNSDTLVRHQLQGASLHKDLAVEDPNTRIMDPETKELYFRSQSQEDEILLLRKKIAEASLKELRLLSEKHILERRLTDLRMAVDEKQEEAISGALKQLNQKKSHLDDNMRLANELKVEEEELYFFTSSLLSMLAEYNIRPPQINASTITTGTKRLYQQMHWKLRSLNENLGDMTQPGNIYNPNHQQVTLSRNEPSPSYNNMDSNRNALQQYAQGPSDRHIEQMDTGGTTPSNYFEEGRVDGDSQLYQPDGDALPGIEGFQIAGEPRPGFQLTACGFPTNGTTLCNFQWVRHLENGTRQSIEGATMYDYVVTADDVGTLLAVDCTPMDDNGRQGDLVTEFANNGNKITCDPEMQSHIDAYVSTGRAEFEVLVLQAYSPEEWELATLVLTRPNYQIKFTKTGEVIIDEKYSQSLQMKIPNGRTTQFVLVTAGATLPFNTHGISENEDYNVRLRDLIVLVMRTFQKKALDAKRKGKA
- the LOC8083198 gene encoding uncharacterized protein LOC8083198 isoform X2; the encoded protein is MRDPFDAPVDLINADHNGGSQLSRTGEVSAGNYGLQNGGPKSFAPNSDTLVRHQLQGASLHKDLAVEDPNTRIMDPETKELYFRSQSQEDEILLLRKKIAEASLKELRLLSEKHILERRLTDLRMAVDEKQEEAISGALKQLNQKKSHLDDNMRLANELKVEEEELYFFTSSLLSMLAEYNIRPPQINASTITTGTKRLYQQMHWKLRSLNENLGDMTQPGNIYNPNHQQVTLSRNEPSPSYNNMDSNRNALQQYAQGPSDRHIEQMYHGSNFQQDTGGTTPSNYFEEGRVDGDSQLYQPDGDALPGIEGFQIAGEPRPGFQLTACGFPTNGTTLCNFQWVRHLENGTRQSIEGATMYDYVVTADDVGTLLAVDCTPMDDNGRQGDLVTEFANNGNKITCDPEMQSHIDAYVSTGRAEFEVLVLAYSPEEWELATLVLTRPNYQIKFTKTGEVIIDEKYSQSLQMKIPNGRTTQFVLVTAGATLPFNTHGISENEDYNVRLRDLIVLVMRTFQKKALDAKRKGKA
- the LOC8083198 gene encoding uncharacterized protein LOC8083198 isoform X1, whose protein sequence is MRDPFDAPVDLINADHNGGSQLSRTGEVSAGNYGLQNGGPKSFAPNSDTLVRHQLQGASLHKDLAVEDPNTRIMDPETKELYFRSQSQEDEILLLRKKIAEASLKELRLLSEKHILERRLTDLRMAVDEKQEEAISGALKQLNQKKSHLDDNMRLANELKVEEEELYFFTSSLLSMLAEYNIRPPQINASTITTGTKRLYQQMHWKLRSLNENLGDMTQPGNIYNPNHQQVTLSRNEPSPSYNNMDSNRNALQQYAQGPSDRHIEQMYHGSNFQQDTGGTTPSNYFEEGRVDGDSQLYQPDGDALPGIEGFQIAGEPRPGFQLTACGFPTNGTTLCNFQWVRHLENGTRQSIEGATMYDYVVTADDVGTLLAVDCTPMDDNGRQGDLVTEFANNGNKITCDPEMQSHIDAYVSTGRAEFEVLVLQAYSPEEWELATLVLTRPNYQIKFTKTGEVIIDEKYSQSLQMKIPNGRTTQFVLVTAGATLPFNTHGISENEDYNVRLRDLIVLVMRTFQKKALDAKRKGKA